The DNA window ATAAGTGGACATGTGCTATGACTCGAGCACAATAGGACAGATCGTTTAGCAGTACTTATcatggtggtggtgggggTGTGCCCAGCTTGCTTGTTTAATCTTGGAAAATATGGTTCAccaaaaaatgaagaaagaaaattattttatgtAAAGCTTTTaggtgaaaaaaaaaaaaagagatcGGGAATAGTCATCGAGATCAAAACCCAATAATATTAGAACAACTGTACATTCCTTTAAGAAATGTCATCCAAATCGTCGTCATCGTCgtctaaaaagaaaacgaACGGGACTTCTTCTCCAGAACTGTCTAGTGCCCCGGcgaagaaaataaaagtaCCAAAGTCTTTTATTGTCAGACCCAATGTGccaaccaacaacaaatccGTAGCCAATGTCTATATAAACCCAGAAATACTTTCAGCAATGGAGCTTAGTAATGGGAACTTGGTTTTAGTCACGTTGCGTGACAGTGGATCTGCTGGTGTTGTGGCTACTGTTTACTCCTCTAACGATGTTGTCGATAGAAACGTCATTACCATTTCCTTCCCATACAGACAACTTTGTGGACTTGTACTTGGCGACAGAGTTGAACTTGTTAAATTTATGAACCAGCCACCATATGCAAGTGATGTTTCCATAAGTGGGGTCGAGTCAGTTACCGACGATGTAAAGCTGGCATTGCTTGATATTGGATTAGTTTATCCAGGGTTGCAAATCAATACTGATGACAAGAAAATCACCATTGTTGATGTGAATGACAGTTTGAATGCATCAATGAACAGACTATCGATCAAGGACAATGAATGTTTATCGTCTGTCCCCACCGTTTCGCCGccatatttattttcaccaacagcaacaacagtaaATGTTGCCTCCGTGACATTCCCTTTGCGGTCCAAATATCCAAACTTGCCCCAACAAATCACATACGACCAAGTTGGTGGGttatcaaaacaaattgaattgttaaAATCAACCATTGAACTCCCATTGAATAACCCCACTTTATTTTCTGATTTTGGGATTTCACCACCGCGGGGAATTTTATTACATGGTCCCCCAGGAACAGGTAAAACCATGCTTTTAAGATGTGTGGCAAACTCCATTACTGAAGCACACGTACTAACAATCAATGGTCCCAGTATTGTTTCCAAATATTTGGGCGAGACAGAAAATGCCATTAGGGATATTTTCAATGAAGCCAAGAAGTTTCAAccatcaattgttttcatGGATGAAATCGATTCAATAGCACCCAGTAGAACATCAGACGATGCAGGCGAGACAGAATCAAGAGTAGTGGCACAATTATTGACGGTTATGGACGGAATGGGGGATAATGGGagaattgttgttgttggtgcaACCAACCGTCCCAACTCGATTGATTCAGCTTTAAGAAGACCAGGGAGATTTGATCAAGAAGTTGAAATTGGGATACCAGATGTTGAAGCTCGTGAAGAGATATTGACTAAACAGTTTGCTAGAATGAATCCTGAAAAGTGTCAAATAACCAAGGAGGAGATTGCAAATATAGCTTCCAAAACTCATGGGTATGTTGGAGCTGATTTGACGGCACTATGTCGGGAATCGGTGATGAAGGCAATTAATCGTGGCCTATCTGTTGGTATTCCCCAAACCGCCATCAAAGTGACAGTCGACGATGTGTACCATGCGTTGCCAGAAATCAGACCGAGTGCTATGCGTGagatttttttggaaatgCCCAAAGTGCATTGGTCGGATATTGGTGGACAAGATGAATTGAAAcgaaaattaattgaagttGTTCAATTGCCCTTGGAAGCTAGTGATTCGTTTAAAAACTTGGGTGTTTCTTCTCCCAAGGGAGTCTTACTTTATGGACCACCAGGTTGTTCGAAAACCTTAACTGCTAAAGCTTTGGCAACAGAATCGGGTCTTAATTTCTTGGCCGTCAAGGGTCCAGAAATCTTTAATAAGTATGTGGGTGAATCGGAAAGAACCATTCGTGAGATTTTCCGCAAGGCAAGGGCTGCATCGccttcaataatttttttcgATGAGATTGATGCTATTGCCGGAGATAGAGATGGGGATAGTTCAACTACGGCGGCACTGAATGTGCTCACGTCTTTGCTCAATGAGATTGATGGggttgaagaattgaaaggTGTGGTTATTGTTGGTGCGACAAATAAGCCGACCGAGATTGATCCGGCATTGTTAAGACCAGGACGGTTGGACCGTCATATATATGTTGCCCCACCAGATTATGATGCTCGATTGCAAATATTGCAAAAGTGTTGTCGTAAGTTCAATTTACACAGTGGCGATAAATCTGTAGATTTACAGAAGTTGGCAGAATTAACT is part of the Candida dubliniensis CD36 chromosome R, complete sequence genome and encodes:
- a CDS encoding ATPase of the CDC48/PAS1/SEC18 (AAA) family, putative (Similar to S. cerevisiae AFG2) → MSSKSSSSSSKKKTNGTSSPESSSAPAKKIKVPKSFIVRPNVPTNNKSVANVYINPEILSAMELSNGNLVLVTLRDSGSAGVVATVYSSNDVVDRNVITISFPYRQLCGLVLGDRVELVKFMNQPPYASDVSISGVESVTDDVKSALLDIGLVYPGLQINTDDKKITIVDVNDSLNASMNRLSIKDNECLSSVPTVSPPYLFSPTATTVNVASVTFPLRSKYPNLPQQITYDQVGGLSKQIELLKSTIELPLNNPTLFSDFGISPPRGILLHGPPGTGKTMLLRCVANSITEAHVLTINGPSIVSKYLGETENAIRDIFNEAKKFQPSIVFMDEIDSIAPSRTSDDAGETESRVVAQLLTVMDGMGDNGRIVVVGATNRPNSIDSALRRPGRFDQEVEIGIPDVEAREEILTKQFARMNPEKCQITKEEIANIASKTHGYVGADLTALCRESVMKAINRGLSVGIPQTAIKVTVDDVYHALPEIRPSAMREIFLEMPKVHWSDIGGQDELKRKLIEVVQLPLEASDSFKNLGVSSPKGVLLYGPPGCSKTLTAKALATESGLNFLAVKGPEIFNKYVGESERTIREIFRKARAASPSIIFFDEIDAIAGDRDGDSSTTAASNVLTSLLNEIDGVEELKGVVIVGATNKPTEIDPALLRPGRLDRHIYVAPPDYDARLQILQKCCRKFNLHSGDKSVDLQKLAELTDGCSGAEVTLLCQEAGLAAIMENKEATTVTSKHFEHALKGISRGITPEMLEYYEMFSKKSGLSI